The genomic stretch TTGTATGGCAGAAAATAGTAATAACACAAGTAATTGAATAGGTACAAAAGTAAAACCAATACCCCTAATATCGCTTTTTTTTTAACTTGAATTTAAAGAAGCAAATTctttttgagagaaaaaaaaagtaaagtagAGGAAAATCTAAAATTCTATAACACCTTAttgaatatatttataaaagttaTAAATTTTAGAAAATTGCATCCAaacaagagagaaaaaaaatctcAATTTTTATTTGAATCCAaacaagagagaaaaaaaatcttTTGGATTTTCTTTTTTCCATCCTAGAATCCAAATTCCAAATAGAGGGCAAATGTTTAAGTGGCCAAGAAAGGAAACTAAAAAGGAgaatgcacacacacacacatatatatattggccACTCATTTCATGTCAAATCAACAGCAGAGATGCAAAAGAACTGCTAATATGAACAATTTACAACTGAAAATTATGAGATATACCTGTACATCCCATACTGGGTAATTATGACCCTTGTAGCAAACAAGATTTGCATTTAGTTCAGTGCTCCATAACCGAACTGCACGAAAACAATGTGATTCTTTCATAAACAAAACAAAGAGggaaagagggagagagaatagATGACTGTACTTGTTGAATCGGCTGAAGAGGAAAGTATAAAATCTCCCACAGGACTAAAAGAAGCTGAATAAACTGGTCCTGAGTGCCCCTGAAATAAGGTATAGGGTCTTTTTCCACCATTTAAACCAAACTCATTTGGATTTGCATCATCGTCACCCTGCAAAACAGCTGATAGCAGCAgtattttaaaaataagatatgaTTTGACCAAAATACAGAATACAGAGCAAACAAAACATACATGTCAACAAACTAACATAGCTTTAATAAACCTAAAGAGATATTACCATCCTTAACTAGCTTTTAACTCCATGACTGCCAGCAATTTTTTAACCAAATGTTTGTTGCACTTACAGCCGAAAAAACCTAGCAATTTATGAAGGCTTAAATTGTGTGTCTATATATCCTAGACTAATTTATACACTGTAAAACATGTGCATatcttttttttaactttgatttaTGTACAAGAATATCTCAACACAGTAGAAACAGAGGACTGACTTACAACCAACAGCCTGTTGCCCAAGCTTTGCCATATCCCAAATCTGCACAATGTGTACCAAATTTAGTAGAAAACACAAAAAATTGACATGTCACATGCAACGAAAATGTAATCAAGAACAAACCTTCAGCGATGAATCTGAAAATCCAGCAGCAACCAATGACCCGTCAGGGGGTATAGTTGAACAGTTTAAACTAGAAAAAGATAAACAGGAAGATAAGAAattgagaaatttttttttactaaaacagAAAGATAATGTTGAACCGAAAAAAAATCGAAGACAATACCCATTATGTGCattgataaatatataaaaactAACGGATGGCAGAGCAACACTGCTCAGCTGTACACGGTTTCTCAAGTCATCAAGTATAAACTGCTCAACCTCTACTGAACTGAAGCaacaaaataaaagattaatCAAATAACCTAGATCAAAAGTTAACATTACAAAAACAGTGGTAGATTTCCCTTTTTTTTGCTAGAATAAACATCATAGGTATGCAAACACTAAG from Humulus lupulus chromosome 5, drHumLupu1.1, whole genome shotgun sequence encodes the following:
- the LOC133777641 gene encoding transcription initiation factor TFIID subunit 5-like, whose translation is MLTFDLGYLINLLFCCFSSVEVEQFILDDLRNRVQLSSVALPSVSFYIFINAHNGLNCSTIPPDGSLVAAGFSDSSLKIWDMAKLGQQAVGSVLQGDDDANPNEFGLNGGKRPYTLFQGHSGPVYSASFSPVGDFILSSSADSTIRLWSTELNANLVCYKGHNYPVWDVQYSPVGHYFASASHDRTARIWSMERIQPLRIIAGHLSDVDVSFSLTLLRVIKGN